The proteins below are encoded in one region of Doryrhamphus excisus isolate RoL2022-K1 chromosome 4, RoL_Dexc_1.0, whole genome shotgun sequence:
- the sprn2 gene encoding shadow of prion protein 2: protein MSRLLTLVLCTLLLATLTPSSEARRGGGFRGGWGGGGSRPAYRPSPPRSSGPSAGKVAGAAAAGAIGGAMLGSALSRPGYGYGGGYGGYGGYGGFGGGYGYPRYGGGYGSRSAYEAEGSGDVEYYTGASSGPIYNSIVVVIGSLLTLLVGHLGAIM, encoded by the coding sequence ATGTCCAGGCTGCTAACATTGGTCCTGTGCACGCTGCTGCTAGCCACGCTGACCCCCAGCTCAGAGGCCAGACGTGGTGGAGGCTTCAGAGGCGGCTGGGGTGGAGGTGGAAGCAGGCCCGCCTACAGACCATCCCCTCCCAGGAGCAGCGGCCCCAGTGCGGGTAAAGTagctggagcagcagcagcaggggcCATTGGAGGAGCCATGCTGGGGTCTGCCCTGAGCCGCCCCGGGTATGGCTATGGTGGAGGATACGGAGGTTATGGGGGATATGGCGGGTTTGGAGGGGGTTACGGCTACCCGAGATATGGTGGAGGGTACGGCTCCAGATCTGCGTATGAGGCAGAGGGCTCTGGAGATGTGGAGTACTACACTGGAGCCTCAAGTGGACCTATCTACAACAGCATCGTCGTCGTGATTGGCTCACTGCTCACTCTGCTGGTTGGCCACTTGGGGGCGATCATGTAA